In Fusobacterium simiae, a single genomic region encodes these proteins:
- a CDS encoding transporter substrate-binding domain-containing protein — protein sequence MKKIITMLMLILSTLSFAAKKLYVGTNAEFKPYEYLENNKMVGFDIELMELLGKELGYEIKWQDMSFDGLLPALQLKKIDAVIAGMSATPERKKAVSFSIPYIFFDGDHYVIVNSKSSFKKKEDLKGKNVGVQLGSLQEQLVKDNGSVPKFYSSFTAAILDLQNQKIDGVVVAGVSGEEYLKTMKGIKKIDVIKDDLPRASIAFRKEDSKLAKEFSDAILKIKNTPEYAKLVKKYFPDKYDSFIANINKK from the coding sequence ATGAAAAAAATAATTACTATGTTAATGTTAATCTTATCTACTCTATCTTTCGCTGCTAAAAAATTATATGTTGGAACAAATGCTGAATTTAAACCTTACGAATATCTTGAAAATAATAAAATGGTAGGTTTTGATATTGAATTAATGGAATTACTTGGAAAAGAATTAGGCTATGAAATAAAATGGCAAGATATGAGCTTTGATGGTTTGCTACCAGCTTTACAACTAAAAAAGATTGATGCTGTTATTGCAGGAATGTCTGCAACTCCTGAAAGAAAAAAAGCTGTATCTTTCTCTATACCTTACATATTCTTTGATGGAGATCACTATGTTATAGTTAATAGTAAAAGTTCATTTAAGAAAAAAGAAGATTTAAAAGGAAAAAATGTTGGAGTACAACTTGGAAGTCTTCAAGAACAATTAGTTAAAGATAATGGTTCTGTTCCTAAATTTTATAGTAGTTTTACAGCAGCTATATTAGATTTACAAAATCAAAAGATAGATGGTGTTGTAGTGGCAGGAGTTTCTGGTGAAGAATATTTAAAAACTATGAAAGGAATTAAAAAAATAGATGTTATAAAAGATGATTTACCAAGAGCTTCTATTGCATTTAGAAAAGAAGATTCTAAACTTGCAAAAGAATTTTCAGATGCTATCTTAAAAATAAAAAATACTCCTGAATATGCAAAACTTGTTAAAAAATATTTTCCAGATAAATATGATAGTTTTATAGCAAATATAAATAAGAAATAA